Genomic segment of Vitis riparia cultivar Riparia Gloire de Montpellier isolate 1030 chromosome 19, EGFV_Vit.rip_1.0, whole genome shotgun sequence:
CATCGATGAAACTCAATCACACCAACATAAATCAAagatcacaaaataaataaatcaatcatgatACGGCTGACTTACATGCCAGTAATCAGCATCGATGGTAAGCAATTTGGTGACGGCAAAAGTCCCAGCAGCTAGCACAATCGTTGCATTGATACTTCTATCAATCAACCTCTCAACATCCTCAGCCTCACCCTGTCCCTCCGAACTCGTcgaagaagaagacgaagaagaaaaGCCCTGAAACTCCCCAGCTCCCTCAAACGAAAACCTCCCTTCACCAGCGAACCCACCCACCTGATTCACCAGTTCCCCCTCTTCTTCCACCTCAATTCTCGCCAAAACCCCATCTTGCTGATCCGTGGAGTCGCTGCTCTGAACTGGGATAACATCGAGCTCTTCTGCCACTGCAACGACCCATCTTTTCCGGTTGGTACCAGAGAAAATTCCAGATGTTTGGGGGAGACCCTTTGGGAGGAAAATGGTGGGTCTGGGTTTGGATTTGGGTTCTGTGAATGGTTTGGTGATTGGGAGGAACCGCTGAGTCACAAACGCCATGGCTGAGTTGGGAGGACCGAGTTTCGGTGTCCGTGAATACACGTGGTCGCTTCTCCGAGACGAATGGTGGAGGCCAGAGGGCTTATATCGTTCGTGTTGGGTGGGGCGATTCGGTGTGGTGCAATGCAAGGTATTTCGGTGGGTTCTGTGGGCGTTGATCGTGATGGACGGTGGAACTTTCAGATTTTCCTATTTTGACTCGATTTATATCAATTATTTGTCTGTGTGTGGTGGGAGGTGCTGTAGCATAGTATTTTCGAGGATGATGAATCCAGTCCACAGGAAAAAGCGGCTGTTGTAAAATCggaaaaaatataaactaattgAAAGGATAAAATATTGGGGTTGAAAAAACATgacaaaacgacgtcgtttagACAGCAACCTTTTGAGTTGCTTGCCTAAGTAGACAACTTCTACGTTCCACTCATtgtataaatgaaaattataaattattttaaatatttttattaattatttataattctatttgaatttatttaaatccggaataaaaattgatgtaaaattctctacataattcaaatttaagaaaaaaattatattttttagtttttacatttgaacaaaatatttaaaaacatacttaaaaagtcaaaagtattaagactttaaaaaaatatcatgatctaaatatcaaattgaaaatatttatctgTTATACCATCAAAAAACCTGCTTAAGTTGAGTTTGGTTTGATGGGTTTTTCTCATCAAAATGTTccttttttatgaaaataatatgagCAAAAAAATATCATCCAAACACTTCCCAGCTTGATTCAGAGGAGAACTTTGTGGATATGCAAGCTCTAAAATTAAATACCAGGGAAGAAAAACACCCGTCCAGACACTGGATTCTGACAAAGCCAGAGGATTTAGATTCAGAGTTCGGAACTACCTCAAATCGTGAGACAGTGGTATCTTGCGTAGTGGGGCCCATTAAGAGCCCCCTTGGACACTCAACAAACCCCATGGCCCATTTTAATGAGACTGCTATCCAAGCCCATTTATTGTCCACAGAATTAGATGCAGTAGGCCTGTAGTGGGGGGCCCCATGGACCAGCCCACATAAACATGAAAGCTACATTTTAGAAATATCGCACCCCACTGATCCAAGATGATCTGGTAAAATGCATCAGTTGGTTGTCTTGGCCACTCATAATTTTAAGGCCACGTTTGACAGATAAAGATGTTTTTGTATTCAATTGGAAATGACAAGAATGTAAGGTATGGGATTTTCTGTGCACCGTGTGGCCTGTGTTTGGTCATGATCAAAGCGATGATATGGTGCATAGTTTTTTTTAGGCTGTTAGTCAATTAAATCAGCTGGACTAGACCCACAACAATCTAGAAACCTTTTCTCagagaaatcaaaatcattacaatcactttttatttttgttaatcttAGTTCAAAATCAGTTGTTTTTCAACATAAACACGTAACAATCATTTGGTTGACCTAtctccaaattttaaaattggtaTTATTAAACCCTTAAAAATCACTTTCATGCAGTTTTTTAGTCCGCCGTCcaaatttaaaatgcataaaatttGTAACAATCTACTCCTAACAATATAGAAATTGTTTACTTTAAACCCTAAGGGTCCTTACGTAATTAAGACAAATACCTTTTATGAAGTCAAACAATCACAATCACAATCACCTTCCCTTTCTGATATTCTTTGCAAGGTTGAACAAACAAAGGCTCCGATATGTTTATATGGTTAAAAATAACACATATATCACAATCACCTCATCCCATGGGAACATCTCTTGTGAGgttgaataaataaaaacccaCATCAATATTGAAAATCGGCTTTGATACAATTATCAATGTCAGGGGATCTACTTTGATACAATTTGTAATAACCCGCTTTCgaccatataaatattatctattctAAACCCAAAGGGCCtttacaactttaaaacacgtctagaTAGTAAAAAGAAACGTATGTGTATGCATATATAATGttacaaacatttttttcatatataacaTACCATATCACAAAATTAATCTTATATTTTCCAacatatataacaaaaatagttgtttttttttttttgtttttttactccCAATGTTAAAAAAAGATGTTAAGAGCTAGTGCAAACAGGCCTGTAAGCATACACCTTGTTGTATATTGACAGTAAGCCGGATACTTTCTTCCCCTTCAAATAAATTCAAGGACCTGTGTGGTTCAGCCAATGATGATTGGTGCTTGCAATCAATCTATATTAAAATAACTTCTTCTCGgatttttccttccatttctaTTTTAAGTGAAATAATGGTAATAACATAGCCAACAATTTTGTAAATCCAATGTGATTATGAGATAACAGAATCATCAGTTACAAAGCTTCCAAACCTTTGGGCTGGTATGCCAAATTCCACTCCACCCaatttaatggaagaaaatccAACAAACCATAATCACAatgatgaaaaaggaaaggaagaaacAAGAAATAGAAACTTGGTTACTCAACCTGCAAAGAAAATCAGGTCAATGCAAAGAATGGTAGCCGATTTGGCAGCAGAGCAGATCAACTTTCCTCTGGCAATATGAGGCGATCTCGACCTTCCACAAGCTTTGCAGATCGAATTATATCTCCTGTTTTAATCTGAGAAAGAGTTTCTCTCCCAGCAGTTGTGTAACtgtataataaaatattgataaaaaacaGGTGATCGAATATAGAAGTTTGATCAAGTTACTGAGTAATGTAGTTCTAAGAAGTTGAATAGGCATACCCAAAGACTGAAAATTGACCTTCATCAAAGGACAGGCCCCCTAAGCCAGCCTGTGGGGAACAAAGGTTTGGTAATTACcagaattagaaataaaaataacatattaaagaataaactgaTTTTTAGTTCAAATTTATGTCTTTTTTCTAAAGTAAAACAGAAGcatctcaaaatttaaaacttggGTTACATAATCAAATTGAGCAAAATGTTAGATTGACTTACGCTTCTTTTATCATAGAGATAGAAGAAAAACTGGAATGGTGACGAGTACTCATCAGAGGTTTCACTGTGTGCCATAGCAACCGCTCCATAAACAGAGAGTGGAAGCACTGGCAGCTCCCCGTCCTTCCACGTGAAAAGCAGAGGAACATCAGTCAGTGaaaaaaagaaacgaaaaaaACTTTTGTTGATCATCATTGCtacatttttaattccaataaaTGTGAACATACCTGCACATTTAGTGTTGTTCTGTACAGGGGCTCAAATTGACCAGATGGCATTATTTCTAAGGGAAGGCTATAACCAATGTTTTTGTTGTCCGATAGAATAGCTTGATTGATAAGGTTGAGCTTTGCCCCATCATATGCCCCATCAATCACCTGAATAATGCAAATTGCTTCTTTGTCACATCAAAAGGTACTTAAACAACCAACAATGTTCTTTAATTAGACATCCAGAGTCCCAATTGAAATGTTCACCAGAGAAAACTAAACATTAAGTCAGCATGAGGTTCATTAGAGCTATTTATACAACACATATCAacaaaaacctttttcaactacTGCTGCAGAAAGTATCAGAAGGTTGAAGTGAGGGTCAACTACCTTACCAGTTTTGCAAAATTCCCCGATGTCAGTGGTGTTGAATATCCATCTATAACAACCTGAATGGATGGGTTGATGATCAGCTGACAACTAAGTCTTGAAAATAGCAAATAACCAGCAAACCATTATCATAAGTTATGTGGATCAAATGCACATTAAGATTTCAACAattgaataaaacaaaacatgatCTCATGCTTATAAATGTGAGTGTTGTGTgcgcgtgtgtgtgtgtgagtgtggagagagagagatagagagagattgttgatttttaAATCACCCTGAAGAATCAAGTGGGAAATTTGATATGCTtgcaaataatttaaataaatcaaggATCCAATAAATTCCAAATAAGATTTCCATATAAACATATGTTTAACTCATAATTATCCTTACACCCAATTACAGAGTAGTTCAATTGAGGTGCCTTCTATTTGTGACATCATTTCTGAGGGTAGGTTGCTACAAAAACCTCCCACTCATAACACTAAAAACATGGCAACTAAACTCAGTTATGGATGTGGGAAATCTGATAAGCAGTCTCTTATGCTAAAGCTTTCAGTTTATTTCTACCATTCAGTCatgtttttggattttaaaGGATGTTGCAATATAACTAAGGCTTGATAGCTTCCTGTATTCCAATCACCTTTCATCATGGTGATTGGTAACCCTTTGAGACCCAACATTCAGTTGCTaatctattttatttagaaCTTACTATCCAATATTATCACCTAATAATGCACATAGGGATTACTTTCACCCTTCCAAACAGTGTGGGATTTAGCATACCTGAATTGTGGCAGTTTTTCTTGATTCACCACCAGCTTCTGGAGAAAATGACGAACCATCTCCTTTTTCAATGGTAAATTCAATAATTCCTCTCCCAACAAGCCTACAAATTATATGGACAAGTTGATTTCTCATTTGAAAGCACACAATACCAACGAAGCTTTACTAAAAAGTTATAATACAACTCCATAGGCGGTCTTTAATAGCTCATGTATATTTGaatatatagattttattttatgtagcCGCCAAAACACAAAAGTAGGTAAAATAATCACCAAAACATAATAGAAATGGGGTCAATTTCAAATCCTAAAATACTGCAATTGGATACTGACAGAATCACCTCAACTTTCTTACTGATTCAGTTCTCTGTAACATACAAACAATACACAAATGTCTGTGTATAAAATTATGCCTTGATAGTTGAGCTATGATGcataatatgataaattttctaAGCTTCAAGGTTTTGGTTCTTTCCATTATTAACAGTAAGGGTTTTATTCGGTAgatataataaaacaatcatTAACATCAGAAATTGCTTCCAACagccatgactttgcttataaCTATCCTCTGTAActacacaaaaaggaaaaatgtggAAGCAAAGgaccaccttttttttttggacaaaagCAAAAATGGCTAAATCATTCAAGATAACAAGATCTGCTGGGATAAAAAGAAACATCAGAGTTTTGTCAAAAGAGCTAAACATCTGtgtcagatttttttttttaattaatggaGATGACGTTTACCATGCAAATTCTGAAATGTGTTAATGAAATGTGCATAGGATTCTTCTTTTAATCTGTTTGTTACTTTGGATGTTGGTCTTATGCTAATTGACCCTAAGGATCTTCATAGGATAATACTAAGTTGTTAGTTGTTATGTGTCCATATTATTCAAATATGTCGATTGAAGGCTGAAATAGTGATTGTATTATTgaaacattaaagaaaaatcaatgggAAAAGGCCTTACCTTGGATATTTCAAGTACTGCTCAGGTAACAAAAATGACAAACCTGGAGCCTATTCAGATCAGAAAAAAGTTGAGAATTCAGACATGTACAATCTATAGCTATGGTTTAAACTGATACCATGAATGCAAAATACATTGACTTATTAGACAAAAATATTGCCAGTTTTCATAGCAAGACAGTGGTTATTGACGGAAATGTGTAAGAAATGATGACTCCGGAAGTTATTTACTTATCCATCATACATATGTTGCAACTTATGTGAAACTGACAAATTCTCATGTGTAGATGCAGTTACCTGTAACAACTCCAGTTCTGCAACAGTATCCAGTGAAGATGCAAGGCCTACTGATACTTTATCTGGGTCTTTATCTTTTATACATTGAAGGAGGGCTTGCAGTCCACCCTGGCAAAGAAATCAACTTTAGTATCATTATGGTGGTATCTGCATTGAACCAAACTAAAGTTTAATGTTATTGTTATATTGTTGATCagatgataattttaaaagaagtCATACTACTGATATTTAATATAGTCAGATgacattcaaaaaataaaaaataaaagcaaaaatcaaatttatgctACTGGCCTACTCATCTGCATAGGCTAAGTCTCTTTCTTCTAAAGTACCTTCCCATCTATCAGAGATGCATACAGTGTGGAACCCTTTTCCTTCAGGTCTGGGGGTAGAGTTGCCAAGATAGACTCCTTTTCATCCATTGCAATCTGAAATTAGGAAACaaggaaccaaaaaaaatttaaaaatcaaagcaaTTATACTAACCCAAGATGCATAGTGTCCACATATTGTAAACATAACCAGGAATGAGAATATGCAAACTAGAAGTTAGAGCATCAAATGGTAGGAGCTAAGAAGATCAACAAAGTAGGTATATGAACCGTGATCACATGTTTCTTGTAATGTGACATATGGAAAAGAATGCAGCTCCTACAATGTGCTGGACTTCGCACCAATGAGCATAATAGAACAGAACTTGcataatccaaataaaaatttcctaattATAACAGAATTTGGTTACTTGGGAACTGAcctatatgaataaaaaaaaagggaaaaagaaaaggcaaaggaaaaataaaagggaaaggaaaaacaagaaaaagaccTAGAAGGCTATAAATGCAGATACGGAGGAATCCTCTAAAAACAAACACTTCCAATTTGAAGATTCACAGAACACTTATTATGCCACTTACTGAATTGTATTACACTAAAATCTCTGCTTTGCTCAGCATGAATTTGTtaatatgagagaaaaaaattcatcaaatttatcattattattagatTCCATGTACAAGATACCACTTAGGTGAACTCAATTCATTTTCAACCCAACTCCTTTCATTTCTCCTTTTGAATGTTCCTGAGTTCATTAATAAGAATACTTGCCCCTATTGAGTCTTTCTATGACCCTC
This window contains:
- the LOC117909685 gene encoding peptidyl-prolyl cis-trans isomerase CYP37, chloroplastic isoform X1; the encoded protein is MAFPLSSATLSHKFSFNVSIPSFTSKQSFLSTHLPIPLTSPRPLRPIFSKNPILEFTDRLDVPTMACIPTQDHGPRKVESIIAAILIFVQISSPLPIVAWDSMSISPAKAVLYSPDTKVPRTGELALRKAIPANTNMKAIQDSLEEISYLLRIPQRKPYGTMEGNVKKSLKIAMDEKESILATLPPDLKEKGSTLYASLIDGKGGLQALLQCIKDKDPDKVSVGLASSLDTVAELELLQAPGLSFLLPEQYLKYPRLVGRGIIEFTIEKGDGSSFSPEAGGESRKTATIQVVIDGYSTPLTSGNFAKLVIDGAYDGAKLNLINQAILSDNKNIGYSLPLEIMPSGQFEPLYRTTLNVQDGELPVLPLSVYGAVAMAHSETSDEYSSPFQFFFYLYDKRSAGLGGLSFDEGQFSVFGYTTAGRETLSQIKTGDIIRSAKLVEGRDRLILPEES
- the LOC117909685 gene encoding peptidyl-prolyl cis-trans isomerase CYP37, chloroplastic isoform X2, whose protein sequence is MQEFTDRLDVPTMACIPTQDHGPRKVESIIAAILIFVQISSPLPIVAWDSMSISPAKAVLYSPDTKVPRTGELALRKAIPANTNMKAIQDSLEEISYLLRIPQRKPYGTMEGNVKKSLKIAMDEKESILATLPPDLKEKGSTLYASLIDGKGGLQALLQCIKDKDPDKVSVGLASSLDTVAELELLQAPGLSFLLPEQYLKYPRLVGRGIIEFTIEKGDGSSFSPEAGGESRKTATIQVVIDGYSTPLTSGNFAKLVIDGAYDGAKLNLINQAILSDNKNIGYSLPLEIMPSGQFEPLYRTTLNVQDGELPVLPLSVYGAVAMAHSETSDEYSSPFQFFFYLYDKRSAGLGGLSFDEGQFSVFGYTTAGRETLSQIKTGDIIRSAKLVEGRDRLILPEES